The Streptomyces sp. GSL17-111 region GTGACGAAGAGCAGCGCACCGAGCACCGGGCCGATCGCGTGCTCCAGGCCCGGCCCGGCAGCGGGCACCGTCCGGCCGAGCAGGGCTCCGGCCGCGAGCGCGGCCACGTAGACCGCGACCTGGTGGTGCTCCATGCGGCCGACGAGTCCCCGCGGCCCCTGCTGCGACACCCGCGCCGCTCCCTCCGTGCGTTCCGGAACCGCCCGGCGGCGGCCCCGCCCATCCTCACAGACCCTCCGGCGCGGTACGCACGTCACGCACCGTGCGTACCGAAGCGCTGACGTGGAGTTATTGACGGATTTCTAGCTCGCCGAGAGGCGCTACGGGCGGTCTCCGGGTGAAGTGGCTGGTTATCGTCGTCCGGTGAGCACGTGTGGGAAGCCCGCGGGCGACGGTGTGCCGTGGCCCTGGTGAAGAGGAACCGGCCGATGCTGCGGCATCCGGCCCAGGTGGTCGTGGCCGGATTCGCGACGGCCATCGCGGCCGGGACCGGCCTGCTGATGCTGCCGGCCGCCAAGGTGGGCCCGGGTGGGGCCGACGCCATGGAGGCGCTGTTCACGGCGACCTCCGCGGTCTGCGTCACCGGACTCGTCGTCGTCGACACCCCCTCGTACTGGTCGGGGTTCGGGCAGGCGGTCATTCTGGGGCTGATCCAGGTCGGCGGCTTCGGCATCATGACCTTCGCCTCCGTCCTGGTGATGCTGGTCTCCCACCGGCTCGGGCTGCGGGCCCGCCTCAGGGCCGCGTCGGAGACCAAGGCGCTCGGGCTGGGTGAGATCCGCTCGGTGGTCGTCGGTGTGGTGAAGGCCTCCCTGCTCATCGAGGCGGTGATCGCGCTCGTCCTGACCCTCCGGTTCGGGCTGGGCTATGACACGCCCTGGCCCGAGGCGCTGTGGCTGGGGGTCTTCCACTCCGTCTCGGCCTTCAACAACGCGGGGTTCGCCCTCTACTCGGACAGCCTGATGGGGTTCGTGACGGACCCGTGGATCTGTCTGCCCATCGCCTCGGCCGTCATCGCGGGCGGTCTGGGTTTCCCCGTCCTCTTCGAGCTGCGGCGACGCTGGCGCCGGCCCCGTAGCTGGTCCCTGCACACGAAGATCGTGCTGGCGGCCAGCTCGGCGTTCCTCTTCGGCGGCGCGCTGTTCATCACCGCGCTGGAGTGGGGCAATCCGGGAACGCTGGGCCCCCTGAGCGTTCCCGGCAAGCTCCTGGCGGGGTTCTTCCAGGGCGTCATGCCCCGCACGGCGGGCTTCAACAGCGTCGACACGGCGGAGATGAATCCGGCCACGTGGCTGGGCATGGACGTGCTCATGTTCGTGGGCGGCGCGAGCGCCGGGACGGCGGGCGGCATCAAGGTGACGACGTTCGCCGTGCTGTTCTTCGTCATCTACGCCGAGGTGCGCGGCGAGGCGTCGGTGAACATCTTCCACCGACGTCTGCACGGCGACGTCCAGCGGCAGGCGCTGACGGTGGTCCTGCTGTCCGTGGCGGCCGTCGTGGGCTCGACGGTGGTGTTCCTGGTCTTCACCGACTTCAGCCTCGACCAGTCCCTCTTCGAGGTGACGTCCGCCTTCGCGACGGTCGGTCTGTCCACGGGCATCACGGCGGACCTGCCCGCGCCCGAACAGCTCCTGCTCGTCGTCCTGATGTTCATCGGCCGACTCGGCCCCATCACCGTGGCGTCCGCCCTGGCCCTGCGCCAGCGCGCCCGCCTCTACGACTTCCCCGAGGAGCGACCCGTCATTGGCTAGGAAACGCAGCGCCACAAGCCGCCGGAAGGCGGAGGGCGATTCCGTCGTCGTCATCGGTCTGGGGCGCTTCGGCCGCTCGCTGGCCCTGGAACTGGTCGACGAGCAGACCGAGGTGCTCGGGATCGACGAGGACCTGGAGGTGGTGCAGTCCCTCTCCGGGGTGCTGACCCACACGGTGCGCGCCGACTCCACCAAGGAGGATGTGCTGCGCCAGCTCGGGGTGCACGAGTTCGACCGCGCCGTGGTGGCGATCGGCACCGACATCGAGGCGAGCATCCTCACCGCGTCACTGCTGATCTCCTTCGGTGTCCAGGACGTCTGGGCGAAGGCCATCAGCGAGGCGCACGGCCGCATCCTCACCCAGCTCGGGGTCCACCACGTCGTCTACCCCGAGCACGACATGGGGCGGCGGGTCGCCCACCTCGTCCGTGGCCGGATGCTCGACTACATCGAGTTCGAGGACGACTTCGCCATGGTCAAGACGCGGCCACCCGCCGACATCGTCGGCCTCCGCCTGGCCGACAGCGGGGTCCGCTCCCGCTTCGGGGTCACCGTCGTCGCGGTCAAGCGTCCCGGGGAGGGGTTCACCTACGCGACGGCGGACACCGTCCTCGACGCGGACGACACGATCATCGTCGCCGGTCGCACCCGGCAGAGCGAGCGCTTCAGCGACCTGCGCTGAGCGAGTGCGCGCCCGTCGTCGACGCCGGTGACCGGGGACGTTTCACGGCTGCCCGAAAAGCCGGTCGGCCCCGCCGGGCCGCTTCTACGCTGCGGTGGTGTGCCGGAGGACGCCACGGCACGGCGCCCGGCCAGGGGGTGACGCGGGGGAACCCCTCGGGCCGGGCGCACCGCGTCACAGGGAGCCGGTGAACAGCAGCCGGTTCGGGGAGCCGGGGCCGATGTTCCCGACCTGGTCCGGGGTCGCGGTCCGCGTCAGGAGACGGGCGAGAGCGGCGGCGGACGTGCCCCCGCTCTCCTGCTGGTGAAGGGCGGCCACCCCGGCGACGTGCGGGGCGGCCATCGACGTGCCGTTCAGCGCGACGCTGCCACCGCCGAGCTGGGCGGAGACGATGTCCACGCCGGGGGCGTAGAGGTCCACGCAGGAGCCGTGGTTGCTGAACTGCGCCTCGTCGTCGTCGCGTCGGGTCGCGCCCACGGTGACGGCCGAGTCGGCGCCGGCCGGGGAGACGGAGCAGGCGTTCCGGTCGGAGTTCCCGGCCGCCACCACCGGCAGCACCCCGGCCCGGGCCAGGTTGTCGACGGCGGCGTTGGTGGCGTAGGAGTAGCCGCCGCCCAGGGAGGCGTTGAGGACGGCCGGCTTCTCGGCGTTGCGCGCCGTCCAGTCCAGCCCGGCGATGATGCCGCCGGTGCTGCCCAGGCCCTCGCAGTTCAGCACCCGCACACTGACCAGCGAGACGTTGCGGGCGACGCCGTAGGTGCCGCCGCCCACCGTCCCGGCGACGTGGGTGCCGTGGCCGTTGCAGTCGGCGCCGTCGCGGCCGTCCCCGACGGCGTCGAACCCGGCCTCGGCGCGGCCGCCGAACTCGCTGTGGTCGTAGTCGATGCCGGTGTCCATCACGTAGGCGGTGACGCCCGAGCCGTCGCTGCCCACGCTGTAGCCGCCGTCGAGGGGGAGCTCGCGCTGGTCGATCCGATCCAGCCCCCAGGGGGCCGCGGGGGCCGCCGGCCGGGGCAGCGGAAGCGGGTCGTTCAGCTGCACGCGGGCGTCCTGCTCCACGGCGGCGACGCCCGGCGCCCGGCGGACGGCCGTCACCTGCGCGTCGGTGAGCGGGGCGGCGAACCCCAGGACGGCGGCCTGGTAGACGAAGCTCGGCTCGGCCCCGACACCCCGCGCGATCCGGGCGGGGTCGAAGCCGGCGTCGAGGGTGACGAGGTACTGGCCGGGGATCGGGTCGGCGCTGTGGAAGAGCGGCGCGAGCACCGTGCGCTCGGGCTCGGGCGCGCCACCGTCGGGAGCGGCGGCGACGAGGGGCGCGGGCAGCAGGGCCGCGGCGGTCGCCAGGGCCAGACGACGCGTCAGGGAACGGAACATCAGCGGTGCCTCTCAGACGGGGTCGGCGCGCGGCCCCCGGCACGCCCGCGGTCCGCATGACGTGTGCGACGGCCGTCGCCAGGACCATCGTCAGCGCCACGCCGTGGGCTTGAGCCCTCTCACCCGTCCGGTGGTCACCCGGCCGGGGCCTCGGCCTCCGGCTCCCCCGCCAGGAGCGGGCTCCCGTGGCGCAGCAGCCACCGGTGGTAGGCGTCGCAGCCCCGCGCGATCTCCGCGTACGCGTCGCGCAGGGCGGCGAAGACCTCGTCCAGGTCGGTTCCGGGGACCGGGGACGGGCGGGAGACGAGCAGCAGGCGCACGGTGAGCGGGTCACCGGCGAGCGGGCGGACCACCAGGCCCGGCCGGCCGGCCGAGGTGGGCTGGCAGGGCATGACGACCTCGCCCGCGGCGGCGAGGACGCCCGCGGTGTTGTAGTCGCCGAGGACGACCTTGGGGTTCAGCCCGGCGGCGGCGAAGACGCGGCGCAGGCCGTCCCATTCGCCGTCGGCGGTCGGGTCGACCATCCAGCTGTCCTGCGCGACGTCCGCGAGCTCGATCTGAGCCCGGTGTGCGGCCGGGTGGGAGGCGGGGACGGCCACGAACTGCGGTTCCCGTTCGACGAGGACGCGCTGCTCCAGGCCGGCCGGCAGGTGCAGGGGGCAGCCGGCGACCTCGTGGACGAAGGCCGCGTCGAGCTGTCCGGCGGCGACCATGCGCAGGAGGAGGTTGGCCGAGACCTCGAAGTGGACGGTGGTGTCGACACCGGGGTAGCGGGCGTGCAGTCGACGCAGCCAGCCGACGACGGTGCTGCTGCCCGTGCCGCCGGTGCTGCCGACCCGCAGGCGTGCCTCGTCGGTCCGCAGCACGGCCTCGCGGGCCTCGGTGATGAGCGCGGCCATCTCGGCGACGATGGGCCGGGCGCGGCTGAGGACGGTGCGTCCTAAGGGAGTGGGGCGGCTGCCGGTGCGCTCCCGGACGAACAGCCGACCGCCCAGCGCGTTCTCGATGCGCCGCAGCTGTGTCGTCAACGAGGGTTGGGTCATGCTGAGTCGGCGTGCCGCCGCACGGACGCTGCCCGCGTCGGCGATGGCACACAGGGCTCGCAGGTGCCTGACTTCCAACTCCACGCCCGGAGAATAGCGGCGGGCCGCGCGGCGTCACCAGGGGTGTGACCGCGCTGGTCGGACGGGCACGGCGGGGGTGATAGCCCCGTCCTATCGCCTGCTGGCATCCTTCCCCCGCCTCGCCGTGGCCCGGACACTCGCCTGGACCGCGATTCATCCGGGCACCGACCGGCCGCAACCCCCCACTCCACGGCGGCCGGTCGGTGCCGGGACGAGGAAGGGACCCCCCATGAAGTACCCGAAGCACGTCTTCTCCGCTGCCGTGGGCCTGGCCATGGCGGCGGGCCTCGCCGCCGTGCCGGCCACGACCACCGCGGCGGCCCCCGCCACCCCGGAAGGCGCGACGCAGGCCGAACGCGCCTTCACCACCGCCGCCTTCACCGGCCCCAGGACCCCGAGTGCGGCCGTCTCCGACCAGGAGGCGACGCGGGCGTTCTTCGAGGCCGTGCGGGCCTCGGCGATGGAGAAGTACGCGGAGAACCCCGGCGCCCAGGCCGTGACGGTGACCTACGACGCCAGCCAGGCGCCGAGCTTCCGCACCGAGATCTCCCGTTCCACCCAGATATGGAACTCCTCCGTGAGCAGCGTGCAGCTGCGTGAGGGGTCGGGCGCGGACTTCCGCTACTACGAGGGCAACAGCTCACGCGGCTCGTACGCCTACACCGACGGGCGGGGGAACGGGTACATCTTCCTCGACTACCAGCAGAACCAGGTCTACGACTCCACCCGCGTGACCTCGCACGAGACCGGTCACGTGCTCGGCCTCCCGGACAACTACTCCGGCCCGTGCAGCGAGTTGATGTCCGGCGGCGGGCCCGGTCCGTCGTGCACCAACGCGTACCCGAACCGCAACGAGATCAACCGGGTCAACTCCCTGTGGAGCTACGGCCTCTCCGCCTTCGACAAGGAGCTCTCGGCCAAGTGAGCCCGGTGGTCGGGGCGCGTGCTCACCCCCGGCCACCGAGGGGCCGACCCGAACGGCCCCGGTCCGTGGTGCCCGTCCGACCGAGGGGGTCGGGCGGGCACCGCGCTGTCGGCGTCGGCTGACATGCTGGGGGTCCGGGATCGAAGAACGAGGGAACGAGGGGGACACCGTGCTGCCGCCCGCCACCGACTCCATGTGCCTGCTGGCCGCCGCCGTGATCGTGCACGACGCGCGGCACGACCGGGTGCTGCTCCTGCGGCGCGGGCCCCGTGCCAAGTTCGCGCGCGGCCGGCTGGACCTGCCGGTGGGGAAGGCCGAGCCGGGCGAGCCCGTCACCGTCTCGGCGGCCCGCGAGCTGCGTGAGGAGACGGGCCTGGTGGTGGCCCCCGAGGAGCTGGAACTCGTCCACGTCGTGCACGGCGCGCGCGGGGCGGAGGCGCCCGGCGGCTACCTGACGGTCGTCTTCGGAGCGCGGACGTGGTCCGGGGAGCTGGTCAACGCCGAGCCGGAGAAGCACTCCTGGGTCGGCTGGGTCCCCGTGGACGAGATCCCCGCGGACGCGGTGGCTCCCACCCCGGAGGCGGTCGCGCGCTACCGGGCCGGGCAGCACCGGGTGCTGCTCACCGGCTGGGAGCCAGCCGCCACAGCGAGGTGATCTCCGCCGAGCGCGCCGCGTGCAGGGGGTCGTCGGGATCGGTCGCCCGGGGGTGCGTGGGGCGCGCGTCCAGCCGGTCGACGACGGTGAGTCCGGCGGCGTCGACGAGGCCGAGGAGCTCGTCGCGGCCGCGCAGTCCGAGGCGTTCGGCGAGGTCGGAGAGGATCAGCCAGCCCTCGCCGCCGGGGGCCAGTGCGCCCGGCAACCCGGCGAGGAACCCGCGCAGCATCCGGCTGCCGGGGTCGTAGACGGCGCGCTCGACGGCCGAGGTGGGCTTCGCCGGCAGCCACGGCGGGTTGCACACGACGAGCGGAGCCCGGCCGGGCGGGAAGAGATCCGCCTCGACGACGTCGATCCGGTCGGCCAGGCCGAGCCGTTCGGCGTTGTCCCGGGCGCAGGCGAGAGCGCGCGGGTCCTGGTCGGTGCCGACGACCCGGGCCACGCCGCGCCGGGCCAGTACCGCCGCGAGCACGCCGGTGCCGGTGCCGATGTCGTGAGCGATGCCGCGGTCGGCGGGCAGCGGGGCACGGGCCACGAGGTCGACGTACTCGCCGCGCACCGGGGAGAAGACGCCGTAGTGGGGGTGGACGCGGTCGCCGCCGAGCGCGGCCACCGGTACACCCCTGCGCCGCCACTCGTGGGCGCCGATCACTCCGAGCAGTTCCCGCAGGGAGACGGCGAAGGGGGCGTCGTCGCCGTCGGCCCCCGCCGGGCCGTACGCCTCGGTGCAGGCCGCCCGGACGTCGGGGGCGCGGCGCAGCGGCACCACGTAGCCCGGGTCCACCGGGACGAGCAGCATCCCGAGGACGCGGGCCCGTCGGCCCTGCTCCTGCCGGTGGCGGTGGAAGGCGTCGTACGGGTCCCGCGCCGCCGCCGGTGCCCTGCGGTTGCGGCGCGGGCCACGGTCGACGCGCCGGGCGAGGGCGGTCAGGAGCTGCCGGGCGCCCTGGTAGTCGCCCCGCCACAGCACGGCCGTGCCCTCGCAGGCGAGCCGGTAGACGTCGGCGGCGCGCAGCGCGTCGTCACCCTCCAGCACGCGCCGGGGCGCCGGTGCCGCCGACTCGGAGCGCCAGCGCAGCGCGGGGCGCGCGGAATCGAGGGGGAGGACGTCCATGGACCGACTCTAGCCGGGGGGCGTGCGGCGTGTGCATCTGCACGGCTTCTCCACGCGTGCGCGGTATGACAAAAGGTAAGGGATCAACTACCAAGGGTAAAACCCCCTCATGGCGACTCCCATCACAGCGAACGCCATGCTCGCCGCGCTGCGCCGGGAAGGGTGCGACGTCGTCGAGGTGGGCAACTGGCGTACTCACAACCGCAACCACGTCGGTGCGTGGGGGCCGGTGAACGGCGTGATGATCCACCACACCGTCACCAACGGCACCAAGCGCACCGTCAACCTCTGCCGCTACGGCTACTCGGGCCTCCCCGGCCCGCTGTGCCACGGCGTGATCACCAAGGACGGCCGGGTCCACCTCGTCGGTCACGGCCGGTCGAACCACGCGGGGCTCGGCGACGACGACGTGCTGCGCGCGGTCATCGCCGAGCGCCGCACCCCCGCGCCGAACGAGCGCAACACCGACGGCAACACCCGCTTCTACGGCTTCGAGTGCGAGAACTGGGGCAACGGGCGCGATCCCTGGCCCGCCGCACAACTCGACGCCATCGCCCGTGCCTCGGCCGCCGTGTGCCGGCACCACGGGTGGAACGAGTGGTCGGTCATCGGGCACCTGGAGTGGACGAACCAGAAGATCGATCCGCGGGGCTTCTCCATGGACTGGATGCGCGATCGCATCCGCGAGCGGCTGCGATGACAATCGTGAGGTG contains the following coding sequences:
- a CDS encoding class I SAM-dependent methyltransferase, translating into MDVLPLDSARPALRWRSESAAPAPRRVLEGDDALRAADVYRLACEGTAVLWRGDYQGARQLLTALARRVDRGPRRNRRAPAAARDPYDAFHRHRQEQGRRARVLGMLLVPVDPGYVVPLRRAPDVRAACTEAYGPAGADGDDAPFAVSLRELLGVIGAHEWRRRGVPVAALGGDRVHPHYGVFSPVRGEYVDLVARAPLPADRGIAHDIGTGTGVLAAVLARRGVARVVGTDQDPRALACARDNAERLGLADRIDVVEADLFPPGRAPLVVCNPPWLPAKPTSAVERAVYDPGSRMLRGFLAGLPGALAPGGEGWLILSDLAERLGLRGRDELLGLVDAAGLTVVDRLDARPTHPRATDPDDPLHAARSAEITSLWRLAPSR
- a CDS encoding peptidoglycan recognition protein family protein codes for the protein MATPITANAMLAALRREGCDVVEVGNWRTHNRNHVGAWGPVNGVMIHHTVTNGTKRTVNLCRYGYSGLPGPLCHGVITKDGRVHLVGHGRSNHAGLGDDDVLRAVIAERRTPAPNERNTDGNTRFYGFECENWGNGRDPWPAAQLDAIARASAAVCRHHGWNEWSVIGHLEWTNQKIDPRGFSMDWMRDRIRERLR
- the snpA gene encoding snapalysin: MKYPKHVFSAAVGLAMAAGLAAVPATTTAAAPATPEGATQAERAFTTAAFTGPRTPSAAVSDQEATRAFFEAVRASAMEKYAENPGAQAVTVTYDASQAPSFRTEISRSTQIWNSSVSSVQLREGSGADFRYYEGNSSRGSYAYTDGRGNGYIFLDYQQNQVYDSTRVTSHETGHVLGLPDNYSGPCSELMSGGGPGPSCTNAYPNRNEINRVNSLWSYGLSAFDKELSAK
- a CDS encoding LysR family transcriptional regulator gives rise to the protein MELEVRHLRALCAIADAGSVRAAARRLSMTQPSLTTQLRRIENALGGRLFVRERTGSRPTPLGRTVLSRARPIVAEMAALITEAREAVLRTDEARLRVGSTGGTGSSTVVGWLRRLHARYPGVDTTVHFEVSANLLLRMVAAGQLDAAFVHEVAGCPLHLPAGLEQRVLVEREPQFVAVPASHPAAHRAQIELADVAQDSWMVDPTADGEWDGLRRVFAAAGLNPKVVLGDYNTAGVLAAAGEVVMPCQPTSAGRPGLVVRPLAGDPLTVRLLLVSRPSPVPGTDLDEVFAALRDAYAEIARGCDAYHRWLLRHGSPLLAGEPEAEAPAG
- a CDS encoding NUDIX domain-containing protein — its product is MCLLAAAVIVHDARHDRVLLLRRGPRAKFARGRLDLPVGKAEPGEPVTVSAARELREETGLVVAPEELELVHVVHGARGAEAPGGYLTVVFGARTWSGELVNAEPEKHSWVGWVPVDEIPADAVAPTPEAVARYRAGQHRVLLTGWEPAATAR
- a CDS encoding TrkH family potassium uptake protein encodes the protein MLRHPAQVVVAGFATAIAAGTGLLMLPAAKVGPGGADAMEALFTATSAVCVTGLVVVDTPSYWSGFGQAVILGLIQVGGFGIMTFASVLVMLVSHRLGLRARLRAASETKALGLGEIRSVVVGVVKASLLIEAVIALVLTLRFGLGYDTPWPEALWLGVFHSVSAFNNAGFALYSDSLMGFVTDPWICLPIASAVIAGGLGFPVLFELRRRWRRPRSWSLHTKIVLAASSAFLFGGALFITALEWGNPGTLGPLSVPGKLLAGFFQGVMPRTAGFNSVDTAEMNPATWLGMDVLMFVGGASAGTAGGIKVTTFAVLFFVIYAEVRGEASVNIFHRRLHGDVQRQALTVVLLSVAAVVGSTVVFLVFTDFSLDQSLFEVTSAFATVGLSTGITADLPAPEQLLLVVLMFIGRLGPITVASALALRQRARLYDFPEERPVIG
- a CDS encoding S8 family peptidase, translated to MFRSLTRRLALATAAALLPAPLVAAAPDGGAPEPERTVLAPLFHSADPIPGQYLVTLDAGFDPARIARGVGAEPSFVYQAAVLGFAAPLTDAQVTAVRRAPGVAAVEQDARVQLNDPLPLPRPAAPAAPWGLDRIDQRELPLDGGYSVGSDGSGVTAYVMDTGIDYDHSEFGGRAEAGFDAVGDGRDGADCNGHGTHVAGTVGGGTYGVARNVSLVSVRVLNCEGLGSTGGIIAGLDWTARNAEKPAVLNASLGGGYSYATNAAVDNLARAGVLPVVAAGNSDRNACSVSPAGADSAVTVGATRRDDDEAQFSNHGSCVDLYAPGVDIVSAQLGGGSVALNGTSMAAPHVAGVAALHQQESGGTSAAALARLLTRTATPDQVGNIGPGSPNRLLFTGSL
- a CDS encoding potassium channel family protein produces the protein MARKRSATSRRKAEGDSVVVIGLGRFGRSLALELVDEQTEVLGIDEDLEVVQSLSGVLTHTVRADSTKEDVLRQLGVHEFDRAVVAIGTDIEASILTASLLISFGVQDVWAKAISEAHGRILTQLGVHHVVYPEHDMGRRVAHLVRGRMLDYIEFEDDFAMVKTRPPADIVGLRLADSGVRSRFGVTVVAVKRPGEGFTYATADTVLDADDTIIVAGRTRQSERFSDLR